One window of the Shewanella khirikhana genome contains the following:
- the lpxK gene encoding tetraacyldisaccharide 4'-kinase, whose amino-acid sequence MQQLVHKIWYQGHPAKWLLLPLSALFWLISSIRRLGFRLGLKRQTQLPVPVIVVGNITAGGSGKTPTVLYLIALLRQHGWRPGVVSRGYGASIEGEREVCAGMTPGEVGDEPAMIALRTGVPMVVGASRVKAAQTLLANHDVNVILCDDGLQHYQLGRDIEILVIDGERRFGNGWLIPAGPLREGLWRKNSVDFSLCNGQNAEAGEFAMTLQPSGLLPVWPGADATPPSVGDEINAMAGIGNPQRFFSALNAQGYKLNTAHEFADHMAYQASDIATIDNGLPLLMTEKDAVKCREFAKQHWWYVAVDANLPPQFSTQLLEKLSRAANAKQGTSHGL is encoded by the coding sequence ATGCAGCAGCTGGTTCACAAGATTTGGTATCAGGGCCATCCGGCAAAGTGGTTGCTGTTGCCGCTATCGGCGCTGTTCTGGCTGATAAGCAGCATAAGAAGGCTTGGCTTCAGGCTCGGCCTTAAGCGCCAAACCCAGCTGCCGGTACCTGTAATAGTGGTGGGTAACATCACAGCCGGTGGCAGCGGCAAAACCCCCACAGTGCTTTATTTGATAGCGCTGTTGCGCCAACATGGCTGGCGCCCTGGTGTGGTCAGCCGCGGCTATGGCGCCAGTATCGAAGGCGAGCGTGAAGTTTGCGCCGGTATGACCCCCGGCGAGGTTGGCGATGAGCCCGCCATGATAGCGCTGCGCACCGGTGTGCCTATGGTGGTGGGTGCAAGCAGAGTCAAGGCGGCGCAGACGCTATTGGCCAACCACGACGTCAACGTCATTCTTTGTGACGATGGCCTACAGCACTATCAGCTTGGGCGTGATATCGAGATTCTGGTCATCGACGGCGAGCGCCGTTTTGGTAACGGCTGGCTTATACCGGCAGGACCATTGCGTGAAGGCCTGTGGCGCAAAAACAGTGTGGACTTTAGCCTTTGTAACGGCCAAAACGCCGAAGCAGGGGAGTTTGCCATGACATTGCAGCCCAGCGGGCTGCTGCCGGTCTGGCCAGGCGCTGACGCAACACCGCCCTCAGTTGGTGATGAAATCAATGCCATGGCGGGCATAGGCAATCCACAGCGCTTCTTCTCGGCGCTGAACGCTCAGGGCTATAAGCTGAATACAGCGCATGAATTTGCCGACCACATGGCGTATCAGGCCAGTGACATTGCCACCATCGACAATGGCTTGCCGTTGCTGATGACCGAAAAAGATGCGGTTAAATGTCGCGAATTTGCCAAACAACACTGGTGGTATGTTGCAGTTGATGCGAACCTACCGCCACAATTTTCAACACAGCTGCTGGAGAAGCTCTCTCGGGCAGCCAATGCCAAGCAAGGAACATCCCATGGCCTTTGA
- a CDS encoding GNAT family N-acetyltransferase gives MILKTVEEHREALLSIIKESGQFDEDGLAHVKTTLDAHLKSPEEAIWFTAIDENPVGVAYCAPEPVTSGTWNLLMLWIKNGHEGRGFGKELVSHVEKEIKNRQARLLIVETSQLPDFSSARVFYEKCGFKLEAEVKDFFAAGDNKLIYTKSIR, from the coding sequence GTGATTTTGAAAACAGTAGAAGAGCACCGAGAGGCTTTGCTCTCAATAATCAAAGAAAGTGGGCAATTTGATGAAGATGGTTTGGCTCATGTCAAAACCACCCTTGATGCACATCTGAAAAGCCCTGAGGAAGCAATCTGGTTCACCGCAATAGACGAAAATCCTGTCGGGGTCGCTTACTGTGCGCCGGAGCCAGTCACTTCGGGCACATGGAATTTGCTTATGTTGTGGATAAAAAATGGCCATGAGGGGCGTGGTTTCGGCAAAGAGCTAGTTTCGCATGTAGAAAAGGAAATTAAAAACCGTCAAGCACGGTTATTAATTGTTGAAACATCTCAACTACCAGATTTTTCGAGCGCACGAGTATTCTATGAAAAATGTGGTTTCAAGCTTGAGGCTGAAGTTAAAGATTTCTTTGCAGCTGGTGATAACAAGCTCATTTACACTAAGTCAATCCGGTAA
- a CDS encoding Trm112 family protein produces the protein MAFDKKLLDIVACPVCKGKLEYDKAAQLLICKADRLAYPITEGIPVLLENRATPWQEHSAE, from the coding sequence ATGGCCTTTGATAAAAAACTTCTGGATATCGTTGCCTGCCCGGTATGCAAGGGCAAACTGGAATACGACAAAGCGGCGCAGCTGCTGATCTGTAAGGCCGATCGTCTGGCGTACCCCATCACCGAAGGGATCCCGGTACTGCTGGAAAACCGCGCCACACCCTGGCAGGAGCACAGTGCAGAGTAA
- the msbA gene encoding lipid A export permease/ATP-binding protein MsbA, giving the protein MTTVHNQEVSAVFKRLLGYLKPMKGIAILSVLALLLYGAVDAAFIAFIQPFIDKGFSSGGLSGSVDMGTSSGFDSNNQVMFWAPFVVVGLFTLRGLANFVSTYGISYMSAKLIMDMRQQVFEHYLTLPVSYIDRENSGNLISRVTFDTEQVARASGTALISIVRDGVTVLFMLGLMFYSSWKLSLCILIVGPIIGLVITVVSRRFRKISRQIQSAMGGVTAVTEQMIKGHKNVLAFGGQETEAERFARVNDQNRHQNMKLAVAQAISQPTIMIIGSFALAFVLYAASFDSLKSELTAGTFATVLAAMLAMLQPIKSLTRVNAEFQRGIAACTTVFELLDTKPEADNGTFETARAEGHVRFDNVCFRYEGQETRALDGINFDVPPGKTLALVGRSGSGKSTIASLINRFYNGLEQGAIELDGVNVEDYRLKNLRSQVALVSQQVTLFNDTIANNIAYACPWELTREQIVEAATLAHAMEFINKLPDGLDTQVGENGVLLSGGQRQRIAIARAMLRNAPVLILDEATSALDTESEKAIQEGLENLRQNRTSIVIAHRLSTIESADEILVIEQGQIVERGNHKSLLAQDGMYAKLYQMQFSA; this is encoded by the coding sequence ATGACTACAGTTCACAATCAGGAAGTCTCGGCGGTTTTTAAACGTCTGCTTGGCTACCTTAAGCCCATGAAGGGCATTGCCATCCTTTCAGTGCTGGCGCTTCTGCTTTATGGTGCGGTGGATGCAGCCTTTATCGCATTTATTCAACCCTTTATCGACAAGGGCTTTTCGTCCGGCGGCCTTTCTGGCTCCGTGGATATGGGCACCTCTTCCGGATTTGATTCCAATAATCAGGTGATGTTCTGGGCCCCCTTTGTGGTGGTTGGCCTGTTCACCCTGCGCGGTCTGGCCAACTTTGTGTCCACTTACGGTATTTCCTACATGAGTGCCAAGCTCATTATGGACATGCGCCAGCAGGTATTTGAGCATTACCTCACCCTGCCTGTGAGTTATATCGACCGTGAAAACTCCGGCAACCTTATCTCCCGCGTCACCTTCGACACCGAGCAAGTCGCCAGAGCATCTGGCACTGCGCTGATCTCCATTGTGCGCGACGGGGTGACTGTGCTGTTCATGCTGGGATTGATGTTTTACAGCTCGTGGAAGTTGTCGCTGTGTATTCTGATTGTCGGGCCGATTATCGGGCTTGTGATCACTGTGGTCAGTCGCCGTTTCCGTAAGATTTCCCGCCAAATTCAAAGCGCTATGGGCGGCGTGACGGCCGTAACCGAGCAGATGATCAAGGGCCACAAAAACGTGCTGGCCTTTGGCGGTCAGGAGACCGAGGCCGAACGCTTTGCCCGGGTGAACGACCAAAACCGTCATCAGAACATGAAGCTGGCCGTGGCCCAGGCTATCAGCCAGCCCACCATCATGATCATTGGCTCATTCGCACTGGCCTTTGTACTCTATGCTGCAAGTTTCGATTCGCTCAAGAGTGAGCTTACCGCCGGTACCTTTGCCACTGTGCTGGCGGCCATGCTGGCAATGCTGCAGCCTATCAAGAGCCTGACCCGGGTAAACGCCGAGTTCCAGCGCGGTATTGCGGCCTGTACCACGGTATTTGAGCTTTTGGACACCAAGCCCGAGGCGGACAACGGCACCTTTGAAACCGCCCGCGCCGAAGGCCATGTGCGCTTCGATAATGTTTGCTTCCGTTATGAAGGCCAGGAAACCCGGGCGCTGGATGGCATCAACTTTGATGTGCCGCCGGGCAAGACCCTGGCGCTGGTGGGCCGCTCCGGTTCCGGTAAATCCACCATTGCCAGCCTGATTAACCGTTTCTACAACGGCCTGGAGCAGGGAGCCATTGAGCTCGATGGCGTGAATGTTGAAGATTACCGCCTGAAGAACCTCCGTAGTCAGGTAGCGTTGGTCAGCCAGCAGGTGACCCTGTTCAACGACACCATTGCCAATAACATCGCCTACGCCTGCCCCTGGGAATTGACCCGCGAGCAGATTGTGGAAGCCGCGACTCTGGCCCACGCGATGGAGTTTATCAATAAGCTTCCTGATGGCCTGGATACTCAGGTTGGTGAAAACGGCGTGCTGCTTTCCGGCGGTCAGCGTCAGCGTATCGCCATTGCCCGCGCCATGCTGCGTAATGCGCCCGTGCTTATTCTCGATGAAGCAACTTCAGCGCTCGATACTGAGTCTGAAAAAGCCATTCAGGAAGGCCTTGAAAACCTGCGTCAGAACCGCACTTCCATCGTGATTGCCCACAGGCTGTCGACCATTGAAAGTGCCGATGAAATTCTGGTGATAGAGCAGGGCCAGATTGTTGAGCGTGGCAACCATAAGTCGCTGCTGGCGCAGGATGGTATGTACGCCAAGCTCTATCAGATGCAGTTTTCCGCCTGA
- a CDS encoding DNA internalization-related competence protein ComEC/Rec2 has translation MKNPFLLGFCALNISSLLWPVLLPWPMSLLLLLGAVALFKRLPLLAGGLAGTAWVCLYATLIFDYRALGDSEQTWIRAEIIASVSSGSDWQSIDIRLVKPKLISPFAAQMRLNWRTNEQIRPGQVWDFRIERRAINSNLNQGCFNGQRYLLSKHIGLKGRVIAARAVSTAPAMRAVLIERLKNALEGSGDKTAEPALLLALLGGEQGQITPTQWQQLRQTGTGHLMAISGLHMSVLALWLYGAVRFLLLHIRPRPDRQNLLIAMAVAALGCLLYGLLAGMGIPTRRAFIMLAMLMLLSLSRRFASPWERLLYALSAVLLLDPLSPLSAGFWLSFGAIGIILMVVTGAERQRATMAGTSQAGASGRLKMTAADYLASLIKIQLALSLGLGFVQLVLFGGVSLHSLWINLLMVPWFSLLVIPLALMGLLLFLLLLPLGLASGALFSPAIWALAPFGALLELSDRLPLAWVSVADSLIAPALFAIAAIYLFWLPISKGLRAVSACLLLPLLLQLSLKPGPQTELHLVDVGQGLAAVVFAGDKTLVYDTGSAYGSFSHGERTLTPFLRSRGRNRIDVLIISHEDKDHAGGAEGLARHFAIDLIISDTQAARAIEAARHEDCRPVSFNLAAVNVSLLSPEVLPGGRIGNDGSCVVQLGHGGMSVLLPGDIEAAREARMLANPSKLRADVLVAPHHGSLTSSSSAFIDAVSPSWALFAAGVGNRYGFPKKEIVARYQSRGINTLSSATEGQISFYFGGPPVVKTYRRDLAPFWYNRVFGVGDWPITE, from the coding sequence GTGAAGAACCCATTTCTGCTGGGCTTTTGCGCCCTGAACATCTCGTCGCTGCTGTGGCCGGTACTCTTACCCTGGCCTATGAGCCTGCTGTTGCTGCTCGGGGCGGTGGCGCTGTTCAAACGCTTGCCACTGCTTGCCGGGGGGCTAGCGGGCACGGCCTGGGTTTGTCTTTATGCCACGCTGATATTTGACTATCGGGCGCTTGGTGACAGCGAGCAAACCTGGATACGCGCCGAGATAATAGCATCAGTCTCAAGTGGCAGCGACTGGCAGAGTATAGATATACGCCTTGTTAAACCAAAATTAATCTCACCTTTTGCTGCGCAAATGCGGCTCAACTGGCGAACGAATGAACAAATACGCCCAGGACAAGTGTGGGATTTTCGTATCGAGCGGCGCGCCATTAACAGCAATCTCAATCAGGGCTGCTTCAATGGCCAGCGTTATCTGCTGTCAAAACACATTGGTTTGAAGGGCAGGGTGATAGCAGCACGAGCGGTATCGACGGCGCCGGCGATGCGCGCCGTACTGATCGAAAGACTCAAAAATGCGCTTGAAGGTAGTGGCGACAAGACAGCTGAGCCAGCCCTGCTGCTGGCGCTGCTTGGCGGTGAGCAAGGGCAAATTACACCGACGCAGTGGCAACAACTGCGTCAAACCGGCACCGGCCATTTGATGGCGATTTCAGGGCTGCATATGTCGGTACTGGCGCTGTGGCTTTACGGCGCAGTCAGGTTTCTGCTGCTGCACATCCGGCCAAGGCCCGACCGGCAAAACCTGCTGATTGCCATGGCGGTCGCCGCTCTGGGTTGCCTGCTTTACGGGCTGCTGGCGGGGATGGGCATACCCACCCGGCGCGCTTTTATTATGTTGGCGATGCTGATGCTGCTGAGTCTCTCTCGCCGCTTTGCCTCTCCCTGGGAGCGGCTTTTGTATGCCCTCAGTGCAGTATTGCTGCTTGACCCTTTATCGCCACTGTCGGCGGGGTTTTGGCTCTCCTTTGGTGCCATTGGCATCATCCTGATGGTGGTCACGGGTGCTGAGCGCCAAAGGGCTACCATGGCAGGTACAAGCCAAGCCGGGGCTTCTGGCCGACTTAAAATGACGGCCGCTGACTATCTTGCTTCGCTCATCAAAATACAGTTGGCGCTGTCGCTTGGGCTTGGGTTTGTGCAATTGGTGCTGTTTGGCGGCGTGAGTTTGCACAGCCTTTGGATAAATCTGCTGATGGTGCCCTGGTTTTCGCTGCTGGTGATCCCGCTTGCGCTTATGGGTTTATTGCTGTTTTTACTGTTGCTGCCGCTGGGGCTTGCCAGTGGCGCCTTGTTCAGCCCGGCAATTTGGGCACTTGCGCCTTTTGGCGCGCTGCTTGAGCTGAGTGACCGCTTACCCCTTGCCTGGGTCAGTGTGGCCGATAGCCTGATTGCACCTGCGTTGTTTGCCATCGCTGCCATCTATTTGTTTTGGTTGCCAATATCAAAGGGGCTTCGGGCGGTGAGTGCATGCTTACTGCTGCCACTGCTGTTGCAGCTAAGCCTTAAGCCAGGTCCTCAAACCGAGCTGCATCTGGTGGATGTCGGCCAGGGGCTTGCGGCCGTGGTCTTTGCCGGAGATAAAACCCTGGTGTACGACACCGGCAGCGCCTATGGCAGCTTTTCACACGGTGAGCGAACCCTTACCCCGTTTTTGCGCTCCAGGGGCCGAAACCGTATTGATGTGCTGATTATCAGCCACGAAGACAAAGACCATGCCGGCGGTGCCGAGGGGCTTGCCAGACACTTTGCCATTGACCTGATTATCAGCGACACCCAGGCTGCCAGGGCAATTGAGGCGGCGCGGCATGAGGACTGTCGGCCGGTATCTTTTAACCTTGCGGCAGTTAATGTCAGCTTGTTGTCCCCCGAGGTGTTGCCCGGCGGGCGTATTGGCAACGATGGCTCCTGTGTGGTGCAGCTAGGTCATGGCGGCATGTCAGTGCTGCTGCCCGGTGATATTGAGGCGGCGCGCGAGGCGCGTATGCTGGCAAATCCTTCTAAGCTGCGCGCTGATGTGCTGGTGGCGCCGCACCATGGCAGCCTGACGTCATCCAGCAGCGCCTTTATCGACGCTGTGTCGCCATCCTGGGCGCTGTTTGCTGCCGGTGTCGGGAATCGTTACGGTTTTCCCAAAAAGGAGATAGTCGCGCGCTACCAAAGCCGCGGGATAAACACCCTGAGTTCGGCAACGGAAGGGCAGATAAGCTTCTACTTTGGTGGGCCGCCGGTGGTGAAAACTTATCGCCGCGATCTGGCGCCTTTTTGGTACAACAGGGTGTTTGGAGTTGGTGACTGGCCGATTACAGAGTAG
- a CDS encoding phosphotransferase, whose translation MKQPSPSPNLDMTAFEAKVDQLRQAHPDSRIQSFEFAGHKYWLKQPERLEGAMKLLKDDPKRALQTEIDALTRLAGKDAPVPRVVLSGNDFFVVEDAGKTVSDWLHAARQDEMVPFGDILNDSASALAELHRMELAHGRPALRDIGWQEGEVKFIDFEASQQGRSQSYQQQRDLLVYLHSLYRYMGADHGQIDAAIGNYRAAGGEQTWLDTQKRMRRWQWLRPLLRPFRNIGGKDLKPLYWVLWHFHSHR comes from the coding sequence ATGAAACAGCCAAGCCCATCCCCTAATCTGGATATGACAGCGTTCGAGGCAAAGGTAGACCAATTGCGTCAGGCGCATCCAGACAGCCGTATCCAGTCGTTTGAATTCGCCGGTCACAAGTACTGGCTTAAGCAGCCTGAGCGCCTTGAAGGCGCGATGAAGCTTCTAAAAGACGACCCCAAACGGGCGCTGCAAACTGAAATTGATGCTCTGACCCGGCTAGCAGGCAAAGATGCGCCAGTACCCAGGGTGGTGCTCAGTGGCAATGACTTCTTTGTGGTGGAGGATGCCGGGAAGACCGTCAGTGATTGGCTGCACGCAGCCAGGCAGGATGAGATGGTGCCCTTTGGCGACATTCTTAACGACAGCGCCTCGGCATTGGCCGAGCTGCACCGCATGGAGTTGGCCCATGGTCGTCCGGCGCTGCGTGATATAGGTTGGCAAGAGGGCGAAGTAAAGTTTATCGACTTTGAAGCCAGCCAGCAGGGGCGCTCGCAAAGCTATCAACAGCAGCGGGACCTGCTGGTGTATCTGCACAGTCTTTACCGTTATATGGGGGCCGACCATGGGCAAATCGATGCTGCCATCGGCAACTATCGCGCGGCAGGCGGTGAACAAACCTGGCTCGATACCCAAAAACGCATGCGCCGCTGGCAGTGGCTGCGGCCGCTGTTAAGGCCCTTTCGCAACATAGGCGGCAAGGACCTAAAGCCGCTCTACTGGGTGCTGTGGCACTTTCACAGCCATCGCTAA